The Zingiber officinale cultivar Zhangliang chromosome 10A, Zo_v1.1, whole genome shotgun sequence genome contains a region encoding:
- the LOC122026457 gene encoding UPF0496 protein 1-like, whose product MSAASSSDVDISVEMSSCEEACILDQELKTFDVPLQQRMNRVLGTLAVGDKVPSLSFDNLRAATADLLEMNQEAYQFILKNKDIMKNADLFDLIDDCFDDCLLTIYFCDTLQSCLDKASESQSIIRSVLRRFTEDDAKEADQGRKQKYARTLDELRRFKAAGNPITKEFSHPLFRTLHKQHETMLEKLRSRKENLKKELKTLTTWRRVSKTIFASVFAAAINCSVVLAVAAARPVAMAMGLAAAMPIPMGNWIDSLLKEYQKSLEGDEDVVKSIEHILVEMGMGRIPSQVERLEMHIKSMLEYADFVLRDEEAERFMMEKMEKIREKLKELTGGVGELAKQAKRCSGSIRKAQLDLQRMI is encoded by the coding sequence ATGTCAGCCGCAAGTTCCAGCGACGTCGACATCTCCGTCGAGATGAGCTCCTGCGAGGAGGCGTGCATCCTCGACCAGGAGCTCAAGACCTTCGACGTCCCACTGCAGCAGCGTATGAATCGTGTCCTCGGCACTCTCGCTGTGGGCGACAAGGTCCCTTCCCTGTCATTTGACAACCTGCGAGCCGCCACCGCCGACCTCCTGGAGATGAACCAGGAGGCCTACCAATTCATCCTGAAGAACAAGGACATCATGAAGAACGCCGACCTCTTCGACCTCATCGACGACTGCTTCGACGATTGCCTGCTGACCATTTACTTCTGCGACACCCTCCAGAGCTGCCTCGATAAAGCCTCCGAAAGCCAATCGATCATCCGCTCCGTCCTCCGGCGCTTCACGGAAGATGATGCGAAAGAAGCAGATCAAGGTAGAAAGCAGAAATACGCGAGGACTTTGGACGAATTGCGTCGATTTAAGGCGGCGGGCAATCCGATCACCAAAGAGTTCTCCCATCCTTTGTTCCGAACACTTCACAAGCAGCACGAAACGATGCTGGAGAAGCTCCGCTCGAGAAAGGAGAATCTCAAAAAGGAGTTGAAGACCTTGACAACGTGGAGGAGAGTATCCAAGACCATATTCGCGTCAGTTTTCGCAGCTGCAATAAATTGCTCGGTTGTACTTGCGGTGGCCGCCGCGCGGCCGGTGGCCATGGCTATGGGGCTGGCCGCCGCCATGCCAATTCCGATGGGCAACTGGATTGATTCCCTGCTGAAAGAATACCAGAAATCCTTGGAAGGGGATGAAGATGTTGTGAAGTCCATAGAACACATCCTCGTTGAAATGGGCATGGGTCGTATTCCGTCGCAGGTGGAGAGGTTGGAGATGCATATCAAATCTATGTTGGAGTATGCCGATTTCGTGCTCAGAGACGAGGAAGCCGAGAGATTCATGATGGAGAAGATGGAGAAGATTAGGGAAAAGCTGAAGGAGCTTACGGGGGGCGTGGGAGAATTGGCGAAGCAAGCAAAAAGATGCAGTGGGAGTATTCGAAAGGCCCAATTGGATCTTCAGCGGATGATATAA
- the LOC122028213 gene encoding deSI-like protein At4g17486 isoform X2, with protein MKLLLKKGKNPFLPFRINRASSGFSLFLKARSASKTSGNVPVYLNVYDLTSINGYMYWAGLGIFHTGVEVHGVEYAFGAHDYPTSGIFEVDPRQCPGFRFRKSIFMGTTHLDPLQVREFVEIQSLNYNGDTYQLITKNCNHFCQDICYQLTGAVCNFLLPEPLKTTVVRHDPDSQIEDGERRKLTSPYSCPSSISTCQKQFRASSLFLPSPFKGSLSRWELRRSSSCSVNCN; from the exons ATGAAGCTGCTTTTAAAGAAGGGGAAAAATCCCTTTTTGCCTTTTCGGATAAATAGAGCTTCGAGCGGTTTTTCTTTGTTCCTAAAAGCTCGATCAGCCAGCAAAACATCAGGAAATGTCCCTGTTTATCTCAATGTTTATGACTTGACATCTATAAATGGCTATATGTACTGGGCAGGCCTTGGGATATTTCACACTGGCGTTGAAG TTCATGGTGTGGAATATGCATTTGGAGCACATGATTATCCAACAAGTGGAATCTTTGAGGTTGATCCTCGTCAATGTCCAGGCTTCAGGTTTAGGAAATCAATATTCATGGGCACAACACATTTAGACCCCTTGCAGGTCAGAGAGTTTGTGGAAATTCAATCTTTGAATTACAATGGAGACACTTACCAATTGATCACAAAGAATTGCAATCATTTCTGCCAAGATAtctgttaccagttgactg GTGCCGTCTGTAACTTCCTACTGCCTGAGCCCCTTAAGACAACTGTTGTTCGTCATGATCCAGATTCTCAAATAGAGGATGGTGAGAGGAGGAAGTTGACGAGTCCTTACAGTTGCCCATCTTCAATATCGACGTGCCAGAAGCAGTTCCGTGCCTCTTCTCTGTTCTTACCTTCTCCCTTTAAAGGCTCCCTTTCCCGTTGGGAGTTAAGGAGGTCCAGTTCCTGTTCTGTAAACTGTAATTGA
- the LOC122028213 gene encoding deSI-like protein At4g17486 isoform X1, which produces MKLLLKKGKNPFLPFRINRASSGFSLFLKARSASKTSGNVPVYLNVYDLTSINGYMYWAGLGIFHTGVEVHGVEYAFGAHDYPTSGIFEVDPRQCPGFRFRKSIFMGTTHLDPLQVREFVEIQSLNYNGDTYQLITKNCNHFCQDICYQLTGKSIPKWVNRLARIGAVCNFLLPEPLKTTVVRHDPDSQIEDGERRKLTSPYSCPSSISTCQKQFRASSLFLPSPFKGSLSRWELRRSSSCSVNCN; this is translated from the exons ATGAAGCTGCTTTTAAAGAAGGGGAAAAATCCCTTTTTGCCTTTTCGGATAAATAGAGCTTCGAGCGGTTTTTCTTTGTTCCTAAAAGCTCGATCAGCCAGCAAAACATCAGGAAATGTCCCTGTTTATCTCAATGTTTATGACTTGACATCTATAAATGGCTATATGTACTGGGCAGGCCTTGGGATATTTCACACTGGCGTTGAAG TTCATGGTGTGGAATATGCATTTGGAGCACATGATTATCCAACAAGTGGAATCTTTGAGGTTGATCCTCGTCAATGTCCAGGCTTCAGGTTTAGGAAATCAATATTCATGGGCACAACACATTTAGACCCCTTGCAGGTCAGAGAGTTTGTGGAAATTCAATCTTTGAATTACAATGGAGACACTTACCAATTGATCACAAAGAATTGCAATCATTTCTGCCAAGATAtctgttaccagttgactggtaagtcTATTCCTAAATGGGTGAATAGACTTGCTAGGATAG GTGCCGTCTGTAACTTCCTACTGCCTGAGCCCCTTAAGACAACTGTTGTTCGTCATGATCCAGATTCTCAAATAGAGGATGGTGAGAGGAGGAAGTTGACGAGTCCTTACAGTTGCCCATCTTCAATATCGACGTGCCAGAAGCAGTTCCGTGCCTCTTCTCTGTTCTTACCTTCTCCCTTTAAAGGCTCCCTTTCCCGTTGGGAGTTAAGGAGGTCCAGTTCCTGTTCTGTAAACTGTAATTGA